The sequence below is a genomic window from Sorangiineae bacterium MSr12523.
CGAAGGACGAGTTCGAGAAGGATCGCGATACGTACATGCAGACGCTTCTCGCCGGAAAGCAGACCGAGGCCCTCGCGGTGTACGTGAAGCGCCTGCGCGAGGCTGCGAAGAACGAGATCAAGATCGACGAGAATTACTTGAAGGATCCCAACGCCCGCGACGGCGGCGTCCCGCAGGATCTGGACGAAGAGGGTCCCTGAAAGAAGTGAGCTCCACGGCGTTTCGTACCGTCGTTCTCGACAATGGGCTGCGTGTCGTTGCGGTACCGCAGCCCCAACTCCACCGCGCGCATGCAGCGCTCTACGTCCGCGTCGGCTCCCGCTACGAGACCGCGGAGAACAACGGGCTGAGTCATTTCCTCGAGCATATGCTCTACCGAGGCACCGACCGGCTGAAGAACGCGCACGAGGTGAACCTCGAGTTCGAGCGGCTGGGCGGGTATCTCTACGCGGCCACGCAGACGGACTTCGGTGTCTTCTCGGTGACCTTGCCGCCCGAATCGCTGGCGGCGGCGTGCGGGCTTTTCAGCGAGGTCATGCACCGCCCCGCGTTCTGCGACATCGAGATCGAGAAGGGCATCGTCTGCGAGGAGATCCTGGAGGACCTCGACGACGAAGGCCGCCAGGTCGACGCGGACAATCTTTCCCGCGCGCTCATCTATGGCTCGCACCCGCTCGGCTTCACCATCACGGGCGGCGAAGAGAACGTGCGCAGCTTCAACGAGACGATGCTGCGCGAGCACTATGCGCGGCACTACACCGCGGCGAACTCGGTGCTCGTGTTCTCGGGCGCGGTCGACGCCGATACGGCCATCGAGCTCGGTGCCAAGAATTTCAGCGATCTGCCGCGCGGGGAGCGCATCGTGGCGACGCCGCCGCCGGTCACGCAGAAAAAGCCGCGCCTGCGCATCGTGGAGAACATGTCCAGCCAGACCGAGCTGCGCGTGTGTTTCCGCACCATCTCCGAGAAGGCCAAGGAGCGGCCCGCGATGGACATGTTCATGCGCGTCATCGACGACGGCATGTCGACGCGGCTGTACCACCGCATCTGCGACTCGCAGGGGCTTTGCTACGACGTGGGTGCCTCGTTCGACGGCTACGAGGACGACGGCGTGGTGGATTTCGTTGCCGGCGCACAACACGCGCGGACGACGCGCGTCACGCAGGAGATGCTCGCCTTGGTGCGCGAGCTCGCCGAAGAGGGCCCCACGGAGGAGGAGCTCGTCAAAGCGCGTCAAAGGCACGTGTGGGAGCTTTCGGGCCTGCGCGATTCGACGGAAGACCTCGCCGCATTTTACGGCACCGGGTACTTGTTCGACCGCGTCGAAACCCCGGAAGAGCGCCA
It includes:
- a CDS encoding insulinase family protein; the encoded protein is MSSTAFRTVVLDNGLRVVAVPQPQLHRAHAALYVRVGSRYETAENNGLSHFLEHMLYRGTDRLKNAHEVNLEFERLGGYLYAATQTDFGVFSVTLPPESLAAACGLFSEVMHRPAFCDIEIEKGIVCEEILEDLDDEGRQVDADNLSRALIYGSHPLGFTITGGEENVRSFNETMLREHYARHYTAANSVLVFSGAVDADTAIELGAKNFSDLPRGERIVATPPPVTQKKPRLRIVENMSSQTELRVCFRTISEKAKERPAMDMFMRVIDDGMSTRLYHRICDSQGLCYDVGASFDGYEDDGVVDFVAGAQHARTTRVTQEMLALVRELAEEGPTEEELVKARQRHVWELSGLRDSTEDLAAFYGTGYLFDRVETPEERHEKLAAVTADDVRAIARFIAQPERLNVVAVGLLENDEDKRLTDLVKGYKFK